One segment of Natranaeroarchaeum aerophilus DNA contains the following:
- a CDS encoding ATP-binding protein, with translation MSDSSEAAFQSSRAHLLVELDRIRTMVEAAATVEDDEDEPSSATPQDSGEEEPDASHHAKLPLVLPETDRESVHDLTEDIETRCDATDDVTLRVRRLADGFDLSRRALDVLLLAVAPTVDDSIETTYKRLQGDQMLSRPTVGLVESLFGHTTEEQLAAGELLASSSPLRAHGLVSLGDPSNTNLSVRDRPITVDERIVEYLKGYDGLHQALVNGLQDHPPDVLEEPVAIEAPGTSLDELLVDDDLRDQLATIRDADEHGRRVYFHGPTGSGIHRAVDACSGSTSDTCLRADLSSVLEADALDALVREAILQNVPVHLAGADVAIGPQRRVDTSLEAVVRRFDALDRDLYITGTREWTPTGSTDALVDALVEFDRPTITQRREFWHDQLDQLGIEADAEALASAFDLTQGQLEAAVATARALAGADELTAEHVRAGCRAQSSDALDDLAQHVEPTKTWADIELEETTERQLRTLEAHITSRGRIYDDWGFREREGNAGVVALFKGLPGTGKTMAAEVLASAVGMDIYKIDLSSVVSKYIGETEENLERIFEAAEQSNTILLFDEADSIFGDRAEVSDATDRYANVEVNYLLQRIETYDGIVVLTTNYAKNMDTAFARRITHSIHFDRPDPDARAAIWAGAFPDETPVEDLDTEWLSGFDFSGGDIAKLAKHIAIDAAERDVDAITQPLVVQSIEQYKRDRDEPIREDDFEPYIEHLAGETERERKRTLHERRRGDR, from the coding sequence ATGTCTGACTCCTCGGAAGCTGCCTTTCAGTCGAGTCGAGCGCATCTACTCGTCGAACTCGACCGTATTCGGACGATGGTCGAGGCAGCCGCGACGGTCGAAGACGACGAAGACGAGCCGTCGTCAGCAACACCGCAGGACTCCGGGGAGGAGGAACCGGACGCCAGTCACCACGCGAAGCTGCCACTCGTGCTTCCCGAGACCGACCGCGAGAGCGTACACGACCTGACCGAAGATATCGAGACGCGCTGTGATGCCACCGACGACGTTACCCTCCGCGTGCGGCGGCTCGCGGACGGCTTCGACCTCTCGCGCCGTGCCCTCGACGTTCTTCTGCTCGCGGTCGCCCCGACGGTCGACGACTCCATCGAAACTACCTACAAACGACTGCAGGGGGATCAGATGCTCAGTCGACCGACCGTGGGCCTCGTCGAATCTCTGTTCGGGCACACGACCGAAGAGCAACTGGCTGCTGGCGAACTGCTCGCGAGTTCGTCGCCGCTCCGCGCCCACGGACTCGTCAGTCTCGGCGATCCATCCAACACCAACCTGAGCGTCCGTGATCGACCGATCACCGTCGACGAACGCATCGTCGAGTATCTCAAAGGCTACGATGGACTCCACCAGGCGCTGGTGAACGGCCTCCAGGACCATCCGCCCGACGTGCTCGAGGAGCCAGTGGCAATCGAGGCCCCGGGAACCTCGCTGGACGAACTACTGGTCGACGACGACCTGCGTGACCAGCTTGCGACCATCCGGGACGCCGACGAGCACGGGCGGCGCGTCTACTTCCACGGGCCCACTGGTTCAGGAATCCATCGCGCCGTCGACGCCTGCAGCGGTAGTACCAGCGACACCTGCCTCCGGGCGGACCTCTCGTCGGTGCTGGAGGCCGACGCCCTCGACGCCCTCGTCCGCGAAGCCATCCTCCAGAACGTCCCGGTACACCTGGCCGGCGCCGACGTGGCGATCGGCCCACAGCGACGCGTCGACACCTCCCTGGAGGCGGTCGTCCGACGCTTCGACGCACTCGACCGGGATCTCTACATTACGGGCACGCGCGAGTGGACGCCAACCGGTTCCACGGACGCCCTCGTCGACGCGCTCGTCGAGTTCGACCGACCGACGATCACCCAGCGCCGGGAGTTCTGGCACGACCAGCTGGACCAGCTCGGAATCGAGGCCGACGCCGAGGCGCTGGCCAGCGCGTTCGACCTGACCCAGGGACAGCTCGAAGCTGCCGTGGCGACCGCACGCGCTCTCGCAGGAGCCGACGAACTCACCGCCGAACACGTCCGCGCGGGCTGTCGCGCCCAGTCCTCGGACGCCCTCGACGACCTCGCCCAGCACGTCGAACCGACGAAGACGTGGGCAGACATCGAACTCGAGGAGACGACCGAGCGGCAGTTGCGAACCCTCGAGGCCCACATCACCAGCCGCGGTCGCATCTACGACGACTGGGGCTTTCGCGAGCGCGAGGGCAACGCCGGCGTCGTCGCCCTGTTCAAGGGGCTGCCGGGCACCGGCAAGACGATGGCCGCCGAGGTGCTCGCCAGTGCCGTCGGGATGGACATCTACAAGATCGACCTCTCGAGCGTCGTCTCGAAGTACATCGGCGAAACCGAGGAGAATCTCGAGCGGATCTTCGAGGCCGCAGAACAGTCCAACACCATCCTGCTGTTCGACGAGGCCGACTCCATCTTCGGCGACCGCGCCGAAGTCTCCGACGCGACCGACCGCTACGCCAACGTCGAGGTCAACTACCTCCTCCAGCGGATCGAAACCTACGACGGCATCGTCGTCCTGACGACCAACTACGCGAAGAACATGGACACCGCCTTCGCCCGCCGGATCACACACTCGATCCACTTCGACCGACCCGATCCGGACGCGCGGGCCGCCATCTGGGCGGGCGCGTTCCCCGACGAAACGCCCGTCGAGGACCTCGACACGGAGTGGCTCTCCGGATTCGATTTCAGCGGCGGCGACATCGCCAAGCTCGCCAAACACATCGCCATCGACGCCGCCGAACGAGACGTCGATGCCATCACCCAGCCGCTGGTCGTCCAGTCCATCGAGCAGTACAAACGCGACCGCGACGAGCCCATCCGCGAAGACGACTTCGAGCCCTACATCGAGCACCTCGCCGGCGAGACCGAACGCGAACGCAAACGCACGTTGCACGAGCGACGCCGGGGTGACCGATGA